A portion of the Babylonia areolata isolate BAREFJ2019XMU chromosome 4, ASM4173473v1, whole genome shotgun sequence genome contains these proteins:
- the LOC143281361 gene encoding uncharacterized protein LOC143281361, whose translation MAIFSHGTFIPTHPSPRLSSLPGAPASLMLTNVSNADSGLYYVEVTLRHSDGALSSQRHETTLDVIDNILVTSSLEVWMEEGASLSPNTSQWSLHLTCGRFMYGVAAPFDVIWTDPTGLQLPSSSYSNGSFHLLLPPPVTLGNYTCSVPRYVSTCSHSVAPPELQGSVEVGGVAARLALLEGRQGTLSRENQELTQHVDTALREHGLLEDRIHALEKAQAVLTNDSQTYQTQIDQLQSQTKATDTAMAQLSQRIQQLESTSSLPNTTSPSTAVHNTLQSLQDVTQQCRQQTQQLQHNNTDLGLTNHQLLLNTQALSQQLNDTERRHSAQLTSLEAWVQQLDSRCSALNSTADRLQRELEQNYQDDADVIARVDDLEKLVNASQVACYQAGGQHQDHGHLTHKVTMVENLVKAISSRQDNSDVSFHVRMTKHNSSRNTMGPDDTTPPPDSPVLLREEVDNRGHGFDKANGSFSAPYTATYLFLASLAAGTKGDYAQMYLMWNERAVDFVQAFGASNFTSGSVHAVLHLQQGDRVWLKTGHGHSVFNASSTAFSGALIWKDP comes from the exons ATGGCCATCTTCTCTCACGGCACcttcatccccacccacccctccccccgcctctcctcCCTACCCGGGGCTCCAGCCAGCCTGATGCTGACCAACGTCAGCAATGCCGACAGCGGTCTGTATTACGTGGAGGTCACGCTGCGTCACTCTGATGGAGCGCTCTCCTCCCAACGTCATGAGACCACGCTGGACGTCATtg ACAACATCCTGGTGACGTCATCACTGGAGgtgtggatggaggagggggcaTCACTGTCCCCCAACACCTCCCAGTGGTCACTGCACCTGACCTGTGGCCGCTTCATGTACGGCGTCGCTGCCCCCTTTGACGTCATCTGGACG gaccCCACAGGCCTACAGCTGCCCAGCTCCTCCTACTCCAACGgctccttccacctcctcctccccccgcccgtCACCCTGGGCAACTACACCTGCTCGGTGCCCCGCTACGTGTCGACGTGTAGCCACAGCGTGGCGCCACCCGAGCTGCAGggcagtgtggaggtggggggcgtggcCGCCAGACTGGCCCTGCTGGAAGGACGGCAGGGAACTCTGAGCAGGGAGAACCAGGAGCTGACACAGCATGTCGACACTGCCCTCAGGGAACATGGGCTGCTGGAGGATAGgatccatg CCCTGGAGAAAGCCCAGGCCGTGCTGACGAACGACAGCCAGACCTACCAGACCCAGATCGACCAACTCCAGTCCCAGACCAAAGCCACGGACACGGCGATGGCTCAGCTCTCACAGCGCATCCAGCAGCTGgagtccacctcctccctccccaacaccacctccccctccactgcCGTGCACAACACGCTGCAGTCCCTGCAGGACGTCACGCAGCAGTGCCGGCAGCAGACCCAGCAGCTGCAGCACAACAACACGGACCTTGGCCTCACCAACCACCAGCTGCTGCTCAACACCCAGGCGCTGAGCCAGCAGCTCAACGACACGGAGCGACGTCACTCGGCCCAGCTGACGTCACTGGAGGCCTGGGTGCAGCAGCTGGACAGCCGCTGTTCGGCCCTCAACAGCACGGCGGACAGGCTGCAGAGGGAGCTGGAGCAGAACTATCAGGATGATGCCGAT GTGATTGCCCGTGTGGATGACCTGGAGAAGCTGGTGAACGCCTCCCAGGTGGCATGCTACCAGGCGGGGGGTCAGCACCAGGACCACGGGCACCTGACGCACAAGGTGACGATGGTGGAGAACCTGGTGAAGGCCATCTCTTCCC GTCAGGACAACAGTGACGTCAGCTTCCACGTCAGGATGACCAagcacaacagcagcaggaacaccATGGGGCCTGAcgacaccacacccccacctgaCAGCCCTGTGCTGCTGAGAGAGGAGGTGGACAACAGGGGACATGGCTTTGATAAG GCCAACGGCAGCTTCAGCGCCCCCTACACGGCCACCTACCTCTTCCTGGCCTCTCTGGCGGCCGGGACAAAGGGAGACTACGCCCAGATGTACCTGATGTGGAACGAGCGGGCCGTGGACTTCGTGCAGGCTTTCGGGGCCAGCAACTTCACGTCGGGGTCTGTGCACGCCGTGCTGCATCTCCAGCAGGGCGACAGGGTGTGGCTCAAGACAGGCCACGGACACAGTGTCTTCAACGCCTCCTCCACAGCCTTCAGCGGCGCTCTGATCTGGAAGGACCCCTGA